The bacterium genomic sequence CGACGGCGACGGCGATGCGCGGCGTCGTGGCGGGCAAGTGCTCGTTGAAGAACGCGATCCACTCGGCGGACGGCGGGTGTATCGACGAGGAGACGCCGGCGAGGTAGGATGTCGGCAGCAACGCCGCCACCGCGGCCAGCACCGCCAGCAGGGCCTTGGCGAGCGGCGGGCGATCGAGGTCGAAGTCCCGCGACAGCGAGCCGTTCTGACCCCTGACGACCAGGACGGCCAGGGCGAGCACGAGCAGGCCGCCGGTACCCACGGCCGCGAACATGTCGCCGGTGTAGGTATAGGTGACCGTCTGCGCCACGAGGTTGGCGGCGCTCCACAGCACGGCCATCATCGTCAGCCGCACGGTGCTCCAGCTGGACCAGATAGTGACCGGATGGGACAAGCCCACGCGGTCCTCCGGCCGGTCGTGGTCCGGATCCGTCATCGCACGACTCCTCCGTGAAATGCGCCGGCACCTTGGCAGCCGGCCCCCGACACTGTAATATGCTGCGGTCAATGTCGAAAGGAAAGAGAAGCGATGAAGACGACCACCGACGCGCGGGCCATCAAGGCCGTGATCTTCGACCTGGACAACACGCTGACGGATTTCATGAAGGCCAAGAGCATGGCCATCCACGCCGCCGCGGACGCCATGATCGACGCCGGGCTCAGCTTGAAGACGCAACAGGTCTACGACCGCATCTTCGCCATCTACGATGAGGTGGGCATCGAGCACCAGCTCGTGTTCAACCGTTTCCTGGAGGATGAGACCGGCGGGGTCGACGATCGCGTCCTGGCGGCGGCGGTGGTCGCCTACCGTCGCGCCCGCGAGGCCCACCTCGTACCCTACCCCCACGTGCGACCGACGCTGCTGGCGCTGTTGAAGGGCGGGTACAAGCTCGCCGTGGTCAGCGACGCGCCGCGCTTCGAAGCCTGGTTGCGGCTCTGCTACCTGCGCCTGCTGCATGTCTTCGACGTGGTGCTGACGCACGATGACACCGGTCACACCAAGCCCAGCCCGGTGCCGTTCCAGATGGCCCTGGAGCGTCTGGGCGTGACGCCGCGCGAGACGGTCATGATCGGGGACTGGCCCGAGCGCGATATCGTCGGCGGCCTCGACGCCGGGTTGCACACGGTCTACGCCCGCTACGGTGACACCTACGGGCTGAAGGACTGCGTGAAAGCCACGGTTTCGGGGGCGCATTTCGAGATCGACGACCTGTCACAGCTGCTCGGCGTCATCGACAGTCTCAACGCGGCGGGGGGGGAGGCCTGAGATGCGGATCGCCACTGCGGCCCAGATGGCCGAGATCGATCGTGAGACCATCCGGGGCGGCGTGCCCGGTCTTACGCTGATGGAAAACGCCGGTCGCGAGATGACCTGGCAGCTGCTGCGCGAGTTTCCCGACCTGTCGCCTCCGTCGCTGATCACCGTGGTCTGCGGCAAGGGCAACAACGGCGGCGACGGGCTGGTCGTGGCGCGACTGCTGGAGAATCTCGGCTTCGAGGTCCACGTCATGCTGCTCGCGGAGCCGGAGTCCCTCTCGGCGGACGCCCGCGCCAACCTCGACCGCCTGCCGGCGTCGGTGACCCGCGACACGATCCCGCCGGACCGCTGGGCGGCGCGGGTCTACGAACGCAGCGTGGAGTCGGAACTGATCGTCGACGCCGTCTTCGGCACCGGGATCACCCCGCCGGTGCGGGACGATTACGCGGATCTCTTCGAAGCCGTCAACGCCGGCCCCTGCGCGGTGCTGAGCCTGGACATCCCCTCGGGCGTGGCCGGCGACAGCGGTGCGGTCGACCCGGTAGCGATCCGCGCCGATGCCACCTTCACAGTCGGTCTGCCGAAGCTGGGCCTCCTGCTGCCGCCCGGCCGGGACCACGCGGGACGTCTCTCGGTCCTGGACATCGGCTTCGCCGAGGAGGTGTGCGAACGCCATACCGGCGATCTGCACTATCTCTTGCCCGAGGACTATGCCGACCTTCTGCCGCCACGGACGTCGACCGCCCACAAGTACGACGCCGGCACCGCCCTGGTCGTGGCGGGTTCTCGGGGCTTCGGCGGCGCCGCGCTGCTGGCGGGACTGGGCGCCCTGCGCTCGGGGGCCGGCCTGGTCACCCTGGCCCTGCCGGAGAATCACACCACGGCGGCGCTGGGCTTCGTTCCCGAAGCCCTGATCCGAGCGCTGCCCACAGGCGCTTCGGGCGCGATCGCGCCGCTAGCGCCGGCCGCCTGGTCGGATCTGATGACACGCCAGGATGCCCTCGCGGTGGGACCGGGCCTGGGCGACGACCCGGAGACCGACGGCTGGCTCGTGGACCTGCTCGGCGTCGTGGACCGGCCGCTGGTTGTCGATGCCGACGGTCTCTCGGCCTTCGCGCGCCGGCAACGCGAACCGCGTTTCGCCCACCCGGAGGTCGTCCTGACCCCCCACGCCGGAGAGCTGGCCAGGCTGGCCGCCATCGAGTCCTCGCAACTGCGCGAGGATCGGCTGAGGATCGTGCCAGAACTGGCGCAGCGGTGGAAAGTGGTCCTGGTGGCCAAGGGGTCGCCGACGCTGATCGCGGCTCCCGACGGCGCGCTGGTGATCAATCCGACCGGCGACGACGCCCTGGCGCACGGCGGCACGGGCGACGTGTTGACCGGGCTGATCGGGGGGTTGCTGGCCCAGGGCGCTTCGGCATTCGAGGCGGCCCTGCTCGGCTGCTGGCTGCACGGCCGCGCCGGGGAACTGGCGACCGGCCGTATCGGCTCCCGCCGTGTTGTGCTGGCGCGCGAGATCGCGGACAACCTGGGCGAGGCCTTCGCCGAACTGGAGGTCTTCGCATGAGGGTGCTCGGCATCGAGACATCCTGCGACGACACCAGCGTGGCCCTCTACGACTCCGCTGCGGGCGTGCTGCAGAATCTCGTATCGAGCCAGATCGACCTGCACGACCACTTCGGCGGCGTGGTGCCGGAGCTGGCCTCGCGCGCCCATCTGGTCAACCTGCTGCCCCTGGTGGACGTCCTGCTCGAGCAGGCGGAGATCGCACCTTCAGACCTGGACGGTATCGCCGTGACGGCGGGCCCCGGGCTGATCGGAGCGCTGCTGGTGGGGCTGTCGACGGCCAAGGCGATCTGCTGGGCGACGGGCAAACCGCTGGTCGGCGTGCATCACATAGAGGGGCACATCCTGGCCAATCAGCTCACCGCGCCCATGGTGTTCCCGGCGGCCGTGCTGGTCGTTTCGGGCGGGCATACCGAGGTGGTGCTGATGGGGGAGATCGGGCGGTACGAGCGTCTCGGCTGGACCCTGGACGACGCCGCCGGCGAGTGTTTCGACAAGACGGCGCAGCTGCTGGGTCTGCCCTATCCGGGCGGGCCCGCCATCGACCGCCTGGCCGAAGACGGCCATCCGGGCCGCTTCGCGCTGCCGCGGCCGCTCTCCCGCGATCCCCGTCTGGTGTTCAGCTTCAGCGGCTTGAAGACCGCCGTGCGGACGACCGTGGCCAAACTTCCGCAACCCTTGTCGAATCAAGACGTTGCCGACATCTGCCACGCGTTGCGCGAAGCTGTGGTGGATGTCCTGGTGACGCGTCTGTGCCAGGCCGCCCGCGACCACGACGTGAAAGCCGTCTACCTGGCCGGGGGCGTGGCTGCAAACACCCTTCTGCGGTCGAGAACCGCCTCGGCAGCGGGCAGAATGGGGCTCAAATTCCTGCCACCGGAGCCTGCATACTGCACGGATAATGCCGCCATGATCGCTTGCGCCGGACATGCGCGGCTTTCATCCGGACTGTCGGATCCCCTTACCCTGGACAGCTTTGCGCGCCGTCCCCTCGAATCCTGGCGCTGATCGCCACCGCCGCTGCACGCCATTCCCGATGATATCCGGTCAGGGAGCATGATGGCACGGGCTTTGCGTGCCTGCACGTGGTCGCATCCCCAAGGGGCGGCAGGCATTCAATCTGCACGGATGGTGATGAATGAGGGAGACGGAGACGATACTCGTCATCGACGACGAGTTGCACATCCGCACCATTCTGACATATATGCTCGAGCAGGAGGATTTCAGGGTGATCCAGGCCTCCTGCGGTGCGGAAGCCCTTGTGATGTTGGAAGATCACCTGCCGGATCTGGTTCTGCTGGACATCATGATGCCGGACATGGACGGCTTCTCGGTCCTCTCGCGGATCAGGGGCCAGTTCCGGACCCACAACCTGCCGGTGATCCTGCTGACCGCCCGCGGCGAGACGGATCAAAAGGTGCGAGGCCTGCAGGCCGGCGCCAACGACTACCTGATCAAGCCCTTCGTACCCGAAGAGCTCCTGCTGCGGGTGCGCAACATGCTCCAGCTGAGCCGCAACCAGCGAGACGCCAACCCCCTGACCGGCCTGCCCGGCAACCGCGCCATCGATCAGGAGCTGCGACGCCGCCTGGACGGCGAAATGGCCTTCGGCTTCTGCTACTGCGACCTCGATCACTTCAAGGCCTACAACGACTACTACGGCTATGCGCGGGGTGACCGTGTGCTCTCGATGCTGGCCGAGATCCTGACCAATGAAATCCTGAAGCTGGGCAGCGGCGCCTTCCTGGGTCACGTGGGCGGGGACGACTTCGTCGCCATCACCGGGGCCAACGAGGCCGAGATCTTCGCGGAACGCGTGATCACCGAGTTCGACAACAGGATCCAGGAGCTCTATGAACCGGTGGACTGGAGCCGCGGCTTCATCGAGCTGCCCGATCGCGGCGGCGACAGCAAGCGCTTTCCGCCGGTCTCGCTGACCGCGGCCGCGATCAGCGACCGCGACGGCCGGTTCGGCCATGTGGGCCGGTTGAACGCGGTGGCGGCGGAATTGAAGCAATACGGGAAGGCGCAGCCGGGCAGCGTCGTCGTCGCCGAGCGCCGGGGCGCGAGGGGCGTCGTGGAGCCGGTGGTGACCAGACACCACTCGGAGACGGATTGAAGGCGCGGTCGCACCCGCGCGGGAGACAGAGATGGACGGCATGAAGGTTCTGATCGTCGAGGACGAGGGCGCGCTGGCCAGCCTGCTGGTGCAGGCTCTGCACAACGAGGGATGCGAGGTCGCGTTGGCCCGTGATGGCATCGACTGCATGAACAAGGTCACCGGTTTCGGGCCGGACGTGATCGTCATGGACATCATGATGCCCAAACTCGACGGGATCGACACCACGCGCCTGATACGCCGCAATCACGGCTATGACAGCACCGTGATCGTGGCACTGTCCGCCCGGACCGATTCCGCCACCAAGCAGGAGATGCTGGCAGCCGGCGCGGACCTCTTCTTCGACAAGCCGTTCGTCATGAGCAGGCTCGTCGAGGAGATCCGCGAGGCCGTCGCGACCAGGGCCGGATTCCCCTGGTTGAGAGGAAAGGATCGATGAACAACATCAGCGAGGTGATGGCCATAATCCCTTCCGGTGTCGCTGCCGCGCCAGGCGGGCCCTGGCCCTACGCCGTGGCCATCCTCCTGCTGGCCGCCGGCATGTGCTGGCAGATCTGGCGCGTGAAACAGCGCAGCCGCGACCTGCGGGACCGGCAGGAACGTGTCCGCGGACTGGAGAGCCTGCTGGCGATCTCGGCGCGCATCCATGCCTATCGGGATCCCGACCATCTCCTGGGCGAGGTGGCGGAGTCCGTGCGCGAGTCCCTCGGTTTCCGCATGGTCCTGCTGCGCATCTACGACCTGGCGGAACGCACCTTCGAGGCTCGCGCCTACGCGGGCATCGACGAGGCGGGCGTGCAGTATCTGAAGCACACGCCGGTCTCGCTGGCGGAGTTCCGCAAGCTCGCTCTGCCCCAGTTCCAGGTGTCCAACAGCTATTTCATCAAGCACGACATGGAGGGCGCCGACCAGGCCATGGCCGGCGGCTACACGCCGGATCTGGGCGTGCGCGAGGAAGGGGAGTGGCACGAGGAGGACGCCCTGATCATCCCCCTGACCTCGCCCGAAGGCGAGATCGTGGGCTATCTGAGCGTGGACGATCCGGTCGACCGCAAGATACCGTCCCTGCAGTGCATCCAGATGCTGGAGCTCTTCGCCCAGCAAGCCGCGACGGCCATCGCCTCGGCCGATCTGTATTCGCGCCTGCACAACCAGAATCAGGAGCTGACGCGCTCCGCGGACCGCCTGCGTTACCACAACGAGCTCAAGAACAACTTCGTGGCCAACGTCAGTCACGAGCTGCGGACGCCCCTGACGTCCATCAAGGCCTACAGCGAAGCCCTGCTGCACGGGCGCGCCAAGATGGAGGAGGAGGCCCAGCGCGAATTCCTGCAGGTGATCCACCACGAGAGCGAGAAGCTCACGGGCATCGTCAACAACCTGCTGGATCTCGAGCGCATGGAGCGCGAGCAGGTCACCTTCAACCGGCATCAGGCCGACCTGGTCGCCCTGGTGCGCGGCCTGGAGGGCGCGGCCCGCAACCAGGCCGAGGCCAAGAACATAGACTTCTCGGTCCATCTGGATCGCGACGAGATACTGCTCGGCGTGGACGCCGACCTGGTTCGCCAGCTCGTACGCCATCTCATCGACAACGCCTTCAAGTTCACGCCGAGCGGCGGCAAGGTGCACCTGTCCGTCATGGACGGCGTGTCCTCGGTGCGCATCGTGGTCGAGGACAACGGCATGGGGATCCCGGACAACAAGATGTCCTACATTTTCGACCGGTTCTACCAGGTGGACGGCTCCTCGACGCGCGAGCACGGCGGCCAGGGCATCGGCCTGGCCATCTGCCGCGACATCGTCGCGCGCCACGGCGGACGCATCTGGGGCGAACGCGTGCAGCCGCGGGGCGTGCGCTTCAACGCGCTGCTGCCGCGCCGCGACGAGATCATCAGGCGCGGCAAGAACAAAGGCCGCCACGCCATCTTCGGCGACGTGCCCGAGTTCGCGGAGAAGCTGATCCACTGGATCGGCGAGCTGATGCGCGTGCGCATCGTGTCGCTGATGGTGCCCGACCAGGGCGGCGAACACCTCGTGATCGAGGCGGCCATGGGGCTCGAGGACGCCGTGGTGCAGGACACCCGTCTGCTGCGCGGCGAGGGGATCGCCGGGCGCGTCTGGATGCAGGGCGAGGCGATCCTCGTCGAGGACGTGGCCACGGACGAGCGGGTGCTCAACGACTTCTCCCGTCCGCGCTACGAGACCGGCTCTCTGCTCAGCGCACCCATCCGGCGGGACGATCAGATCGTCGGCGTGGTCAACGTGAACAACCGACTCGACGGACAACAGTTCACCGAGCGGGACAAGCTGCTGCTGGACGGACTGTCCGCGCGCCTGGGTCACATCCTGGCGCGCGTCGGCGAGCTACAGCGGGGCAACCGGGAATTCGCCAACCTGAGCCAGGCGCTGCGCAAGAGTGTCGCCATCCGCAGGGCCCGTCACGACGAGCTGGCCGAGGTGTGCCACGAGATCTGCATCGCCGCCGCCCAGCGCATGCACCTGCAGCGCGAAGATCTGATGGGGCTGGCCTTCGCCCTGCAGACCTACGATCTGGGGCTCTCGGGCATTCCCGACGACATCCTGCACAAGACGCCCCCGTTGGAGCCCGAGGAGTGGGAGATCATCCAGCAGCACGTCCACATCAGCCTGGAGATGATCAAGTCGCTGAACGCTCCGGCCGATGTGCACGAAGTGGTCCTGTACCACCACGAGCAATACGACGGGAGCGGTTATCCGGAAGGGCTGTCCGGGGACGGGATCCCGCTCGGGTCCAGGCTGTTGTCCCTGGCCGACAGCATGACGGCCATGCTGCAGGGGCGGCCGTACCGGCGGGCCATGTCCCTGGGCCAGGCTCTCGCGGAAATCGAACAGCGCGCGGGCAAGCAGTTCTGTCCGCGTTGCGTGGCCATCTACGTGGAGCAGGCCCGTAATTACGAGGATCGCATAGTCGAGATCCAGAAAGCCCGCTCCCTGGCGGCGGGTGCCGTCGAGCCGGATCGCGCGCCCGAGCAGGCAGACCAGTCCGAGAAGGAGTTCGAACGGGTGAAGTGACGGGCGGACCGCGCCCGGTCGCAGGTAAGATGCGGGTGTCCGCGGAAATGGAATACGCACTGGAGGCGAAACGTTGCGCAAGATCCTGATCGTCGACGACGAACCCTACATCCTGAACATCCTCGATTTCAGTCTCGACGCCGAGGGCTACTGCGTCCTGCAGGCCGCCGACGGAGACGAAGCCTTGCGCGTGGCGGCGGAACAGTCGCCCGATCTGATCATCATGGACGTCATGATGCCGCGTCTGGACGGGTTCGAGACCTGCCGGCGTCTCAAGGAGAGCGTGCATACCCGGGATATCCCCGTGGTCCTGCTCACCGCCCGCAACAGCCACGAGGACCGCGCCCGCGGCGACGAAGTGAAGGCCGACGGCTACATGACCAAGCCTTTCAGTCCGCAACGTTTGCTCGATACCGTCCAGCAGTACCTGGGCGTGGCCAAGTAGGCCGATCCACCCTGCACGCTCCGCTTGCAGGGGAGAGGGGCGCCGCGACACGATGTAGCGACGCCCCTACTATCGTATACTCCCCCTCGCCACAGCTCCGTCCGGTGTGATGCCATGGCGCCGCGTGCAGGCGGTCCGGCCGGCCGTCACTTGACGACGGCGATCTTCGTCGTCCGCACTGCGCCGTCGGCTTCGAGGGTGCCGAAGTAGACTCCGGACGGCACGCGCCGGCCCCGGTCGTCCGTCCCGCGCCACGTCGTGGAGTGGGCGCCCCGCGGCAGGTCGCCGTCGATCAGGGTCTGCACCAGCTTCCCCTGCACGTCGAAGATGCGCAGGCGGACCGGACCGCCACGCTCCAGCTCGAAGCGGATCTCCGTGGCTGGATTGAAGGGATTGGGCACGGCCCGGACGCGATGGTCCAGCGCGGGCAGGTCGTTCACGGCCACCATCGGGGCGGGAGCGGGCCAGAGGACCAGGCGGCTGTCCAGGTCGAAATACTGGGCGACCAGCGCGACGGGCAACTGGCTGATCGGATCGCCGGGTATCTCCTCGTGCACGCCGGGCACGAAGCGTCCGTTCGAGGGCGCCAGGATCTCGAGGGCAGGATCGACCGTGTGGACCCAGTGCCCGTCCGTGAACTCCATGAACAGCGGCGGCTGCTCGAGGCCGGTGTCGAGAATCACCTGGAACCCGTCCCCCACGCGGGTGAACGTGTAAAACGGCTGGAGCTCGAAGTAGCCCCGCAAGGTGCCCCCGTTCTCGTGGGTCTTGAAGGCCTCCATCTCACCCCACACGGGCACGGGGGCGGTCGACAGACCCACGTGAACGTCCCAGGCCTCCGGGAACATGCCGCCGAAGTAGGTGACGGTGATGGGCTCGACGGATCGCAGGTTCAGGGCGACGATCTCGAGATAGACGAGTCGGGAGTCGGGAGAGGGGAGCGCGCAGCGGTCGAAGGGATCGCCCGAGCGCTTGAGCAGCGTGTCGGCGACTTCGTAATCGCCCCATTCGGTCGCGCCCAGCGGTTCGCCGACCAGAGCGACGGTCCCCTCGAAGGGATCCGAGCCGGGCCCGAAGAAATCGGCGGGAAGGGGTGGGGGGACATCCTGGCCGAAGACGATCTGCGTCCCCTGGATGCCGTCGCCGGGCTGGGATACGAAGGGATCCGGCTCCGGGAACCATGTCGCCGGGATCATCGTGTGGACCAGCGAGTCGAACTGCTCGACGGCGAGCATGATCTCGGGGCACTGGCTGCCCGAGTCGCCGGGAGCCCACTCCCGGACGCCGGGTACGAAGACGCCGTCGGAGGGCGCGACGACCCCGAGGGCGGGATCGACCGCGTGGACCCAGGGCGCTTCGATGATCGCCAGATCCAGCGGAGTCAGGCCCTCCAGGCCCGTGTCCAGGATCACCACCGTGTGGTCTTCGGTCTGCTCGAACACGAATCTCGGCTGCACCGGCAGGGTGGCGTCGAAGGTGCCGCCGTTCGCGTGTGTCTTGGTGGCGGTCAGGCTGCCCGGCGGCGGCGGGATCGCCGAAAGCCTGAGCTCGACCCACCAGGCCTTCTGGGACGCGCCGCCATCGTAGGTGACGACGATCGGATCGTACCACGAGTAGAGGGTCAGCTCGACGATCTCGACGTCGACGGTGCCCTGCGTGCCGATCGGATCGGCTGGAAGCACGGGATGATCGCCGCGCAGCATCAGCGTCGAGGCGTTGCCGAAACCCGATTCGTCCAGGGGCACGCCCTCGAAGGTGACCTGTCCCTCGAAGGGATCCGAGCCGGGACCGAAGAAGTCGGCCGGTAGCGCCGGATTGGTGGGCGTGCCGAAAGTCGCCGTGGTCTGGGGATCCGGATAGTGCCAGTGAGACGGCGTGGCCAAGGGATCGGCGAGTGGCTGGGCTCCGGCGCCGGTGGCGAAGGCGCCGCCGAGCAGACAGAGCGCGAGAGCGAGCGTGCGGCATGTTCTGGCTACGTTCATGATAGATTCCCCCCTGTATCATGTTAAGTAGTCGTGATACCTCCTCGTTTCTGATCGTACACGATCATTAAGGCGAGCGGGGAAAGAACCTGTAGTCGCCTGGATATCAAGCAGTTGCAGCACCGCTGCGCGTCTTGGCGCCGGTCGCGAAATGGAAGCCCGTCTGCAGGAAGTAGGCGCACCACGCGACGATGCCCACCAGCTTGAAGACATCTTCCAGCGGCGTGTGGCCGAGACGCCACAACAGGGGCAATCCTATATCGGGACCTTCGTCTAAGACTATGGAGAGGCAGAAGGCCGTGCTGGACAGCACCAGCAGGAGATAGTCGGTGGCCAGTATCGTGCGGCGGTGGGTCCAGATCAGGGCGACCAGCAAGGCGCCATACACGCCCAGCACGGCAAACTCGGGTATGCCCACGCCGGGTATGGCCAGTTCGTGGAGCAGGAAGAGGTCGTCCAGACCGAGGACGATGCTGAAGCATCCTGCCCAGCAGAGGAGACCGCCCAGCGCGTGATCACCCCTGTTTGCGCGGCCGACCCGAGACGCGAAGACGCCGACGACGATCCAGAGCAGCACGCCCAGGTGCGAAACCATCCCCGCATTGAAGGGG encodes the following:
- the tsaD gene encoding tRNA (adenosine(37)-N6)-threonylcarbamoyltransferase complex transferase subunit TsaD gives rise to the protein MRVLGIETSCDDTSVALYDSAAGVLQNLVSSQIDLHDHFGGVVPELASRAHLVNLLPLVDVLLEQAEIAPSDLDGIAVTAGPGLIGALLVGLSTAKAICWATGKPLVGVHHIEGHILANQLTAPMVFPAAVLVVSGGHTEVVLMGEIGRYERLGWTLDDAAGECFDKTAQLLGLPYPGGPAIDRLAEDGHPGRFALPRPLSRDPRLVFSFSGLKTAVRTTVAKLPQPLSNQDVADICHALREAVVDVLVTRLCQAARDHDVKAVYLAGGVAANTLLRSRTASAAGRMGLKFLPPEPAYCTDNAAMIACAGHARLSSGLSDPLTLDSFARRPLESWR
- a CDS encoding NAD(P)H-hydrate dehydratase, whose protein sequence is MRIATAAQMAEIDRETIRGGVPGLTLMENAGREMTWQLLREFPDLSPPSLITVVCGKGNNGGDGLVVARLLENLGFEVHVMLLAEPESLSADARANLDRLPASVTRDTIPPDRWAARVYERSVESELIVDAVFGTGITPPVRDDYADLFEAVNAGPCAVLSLDIPSGVAGDSGAVDPVAIRADATFTVGLPKLGLLLPPGRDHAGRLSVLDIGFAEEVCERHTGDLHYLLPEDYADLLPPRTSTAHKYDAGTALVVAGSRGFGGAALLAGLGALRSGAGLVTLALPENHTTAALGFVPEALIRALPTGASGAIAPLAPAAWSDLMTRQDALAVGPGLGDDPETDGWLVDLLGVVDRPLVVDADGLSAFARRQREPRFAHPEVVLTPHAGELARLAAIESSQLREDRLRIVPELAQRWKVVLVAKGSPTLIAAPDGALVINPTGDDALAHGGTGDVLTGLIGGLLAQGASAFEAALLGCWLHGRAGELATGRIGSRRVVLAREIADNLGEAFAELEVFA
- a CDS encoding GAF domain-containing protein — its product is MNNISEVMAIIPSGVAAAPGGPWPYAVAILLLAAGMCWQIWRVKQRSRDLRDRQERVRGLESLLAISARIHAYRDPDHLLGEVAESVRESLGFRMVLLRIYDLAERTFEARAYAGIDEAGVQYLKHTPVSLAEFRKLALPQFQVSNSYFIKHDMEGADQAMAGGYTPDLGVREEGEWHEEDALIIPLTSPEGEIVGYLSVDDPVDRKIPSLQCIQMLELFAQQAATAIASADLYSRLHNQNQELTRSADRLRYHNELKNNFVANVSHELRTPLTSIKAYSEALLHGRAKMEEEAQREFLQVIHHESEKLTGIVNNLLDLERMEREQVTFNRHQADLVALVRGLEGAARNQAEAKNIDFSVHLDRDEILLGVDADLVRQLVRHLIDNAFKFTPSGGKVHLSVMDGVSSVRIVVEDNGMGIPDNKMSYIFDRFYQVDGSSTREHGGQGIGLAICRDIVARHGGRIWGERVQPRGVRFNALLPRRDEIIRRGKNKGRHAIFGDVPEFAEKLIHWIGELMRVRIVSLMVPDQGGEHLVIEAAMGLEDAVVQDTRLLRGEGIAGRVWMQGEAILVEDVATDERVLNDFSRPRYETGSLLSAPIRRDDQIVGVVNVNNRLDGQQFTERDKLLLDGLSARLGHILARVGELQRGNREFANLSQALRKSVAIRRARHDELAEVCHEICIAAAQRMHLQREDLMGLAFALQTYDLGLSGIPDDILHKTPPLEPEEWEIIQQHVHISLEMIKSLNAPADVHEVVLYHHEQYDGSGYPEGLSGDGIPLGSRLLSLADSMTAMLQGRPYRRAMSLGQALAEIEQRAGKQFCPRCVAIYVEQARNYEDRIVEIQKARSLAAGAVEPDRAPEQADQSEKEFERVK
- a CDS encoding HAD-IA family hydrolase yields the protein MKTTTDARAIKAVIFDLDNTLTDFMKAKSMAIHAAADAMIDAGLSLKTQQVYDRIFAIYDEVGIEHQLVFNRFLEDETGGVDDRVLAAAVVAYRRAREAHLVPYPHVRPTLLALLKGGYKLAVVSDAPRFEAWLRLCYLRLLHVFDVVLTHDDTGHTKPSPVPFQMALERLGVTPRETVMIGDWPERDIVGGLDAGLHTVYARYGDTYGLKDCVKATVSGAHFEIDDLSQLLGVIDSLNAAGGEA
- a CDS encoding response regulator codes for the protein MRETETILVIDDELHIRTILTYMLEQEDFRVIQASCGAEALVMLEDHLPDLVLLDIMMPDMDGFSVLSRIRGQFRTHNLPVILLTARGETDQKVRGLQAGANDYLIKPFVPEELLLRVRNMLQLSRNQRDANPLTGLPGNRAIDQELRRRLDGEMAFGFCYCDLDHFKAYNDYYGYARGDRVLSMLAEILTNEILKLGSGAFLGHVGGDDFVAITGANEAEIFAERVITEFDNRIQELYEPVDWSRGFIELPDRGGDSKRFPPVSLTAAAISDRDGRFGHVGRLNAVAAELKQYGKAQPGSVVVAERRGARGVVEPVVTRHHSETD
- a CDS encoding response regulator → MDGMKVLIVEDEGALASLLVQALHNEGCEVALARDGIDCMNKVTGFGPDVIVMDIMMPKLDGIDTTRLIRRNHGYDSTVIVALSARTDSATKQEMLAAGADLFFDKPFVMSRLVEEIREAVATRAGFPWLRGKDR
- a CDS encoding response regulator, which gives rise to MRKILIVDDEPYILNILDFSLDAEGYCVLQAADGDEALRVAAEQSPDLIIMDVMMPRLDGFETCRRLKESVHTRDIPVVLLTARNSHEDRARGDEVKADGYMTKPFSPQRLLDTVQQYLGVAK
- a CDS encoding T9SS type A sorting domain-containing protein; this encodes MNVARTCRTLALALCLLGGAFATGAGAQPLADPLATPSHWHYPDPQTTATFGTPTNPALPADFFGPGSDPFEGQVTFEGVPLDESGFGNASTLMLRGDHPVLPADPIGTQGTVDVEIVELTLYSWYDPIVVTYDGGASQKAWWVELRLSAIPPPPGSLTATKTHANGGTFDATLPVQPRFVFEQTEDHTVVILDTGLEGLTPLDLAIIEAPWVHAVDPALGVVAPSDGVFVPGVREWAPGDSGSQCPEIMLAVEQFDSLVHTMIPATWFPEPDPFVSQPGDGIQGTQIVFGQDVPPPLPADFFGPGSDPFEGTVALVGEPLGATEWGDYEVADTLLKRSGDPFDRCALPSPDSRLVYLEIVALNLRSVEPITVTYFGGMFPEAWDVHVGLSTAPVPVWGEMEAFKTHENGGTLRGYFELQPFYTFTRVGDGFQVILDTGLEQPPLFMEFTDGHWVHTVDPALEILAPSNGRFVPGVHEEIPGDPISQLPVALVAQYFDLDSRLVLWPAPAPMVAVNDLPALDHRVRAVPNPFNPATEIRFELERGGPVRLRIFDVQGKLVQTLIDGDLPRGAHSTTWRGTDDRGRRVPSGVYFGTLEADGAVRTTKIAVVK
- a CDS encoding CPBP family intramembrane metalloprotease, which gives rise to MTDPDHDRPEDRVGLSHPVTIWSSWSTVRLTMMAVLWSAANLVAQTVTYTYTGDMFAAVGTGGLLVLALAVLVVRGQNGSLSRDFDLDRPPLAKALLAVLAAVAALLPTSYLAGVSSSIHPPSAEWIAFFNEHLPATTPRIAVAVVAVTICGPVAEELVFRGLVFRIGRRHWRFLPSALISALVFGLAHGEPWFLFGLVGLGVLLAHIYEQTGSLTACILTHSAHNGISLAFMLIQGGAIEQTASETPVDWLGLAGSCIALAAIIFLYSRRRP